From the Marinomonas sp. THO17 genome, one window contains:
- a CDS encoding LysR substrate-binding domain-containing protein, translating to MKASLRLQDTAIRYFLEVAQIGSISEASVRLNVAPSAISRQISSLEDILGAVLFERQPRGMKLSAAGEMLAAYARKNALESARVVAEIDALNGIEKGHINIACSEGFAMDFIPRTLSNFRQQHPGIHFNLKVCAPAEVATLISRGDADIGITLSLSPTKDIKVEYRQPSPIMAVFHPTHPLAHKKTVSLSQLQPYPIALPEENTTVRQLFDICCSRLNLLFEPILESNHMASLSRFTAFGGGIHLSGEISMRHQIATEELIAVPIRDRGMDVRNIEIQTLSGRTLPNIIKVFLAYLIVKMKHEETIGF from the coding sequence ATGAAAGCCTCATTACGACTTCAAGACACGGCAATACGCTATTTTTTAGAAGTGGCGCAAATCGGTTCAATTAGCGAGGCATCGGTTCGATTGAACGTTGCCCCAAGTGCCATAAGCAGGCAAATAAGCAGCCTAGAGGACATTCTTGGTGCAGTACTTTTCGAACGCCAACCAAGAGGAATGAAACTCAGTGCTGCTGGGGAAATGCTGGCTGCTTACGCCCGCAAAAACGCCCTTGAGTCTGCACGTGTTGTGGCAGAAATAGATGCGCTCAATGGTATAGAGAAAGGTCATATTAACATTGCATGTTCCGAAGGGTTTGCTATGGACTTTATACCCAGAACCTTGTCTAACTTCCGACAACAACATCCGGGCATTCACTTCAATCTTAAAGTATGCGCACCTGCCGAAGTCGCAACCTTGATTAGTCGTGGAGATGCGGACATTGGCATAACACTCAGCTTATCGCCAACCAAAGACATTAAAGTGGAATATCGGCAACCCTCACCCATTATGGCGGTATTCCACCCAACACACCCTCTAGCTCACAAGAAAACGGTTTCCCTGTCACAGCTGCAACCTTACCCAATCGCTTTACCTGAAGAGAACACTACCGTTAGACAACTCTTTGATATTTGCTGTAGCCGTTTGAACCTCCTATTCGAACCTATTTTAGAATCAAACCATATGGCAAGCCTAAGTCGCTTTACCGCTTTCGGCGGCGGAATACATTTGTCAGGAGAGATATCTATGCGACATCAAATCGCAACAGAGGAACTCATCGCGGTTCCGATTAGAGACCGAGGTATGGACGTCAGGAATATCGAAATACAAACCCTTTCTGGCCGAACATTACCCAACATTATAAAGGTGTTTCTGGCTTATTTAATTGTCAAAATGAAGCATGAAGAAACAATAGGCTTTTAA
- a CDS encoding ABC transporter substrate-binding protein encodes MIKSRSHSFTLRKTLLNSLISCAIAASASAWADKGNDTLVYASDSEPENVSPYHNNLREGVILSHMAWDTLLYRDPATSEYLPLLATSWEWEDTTTLLFNLRKGVKFHNGDDFSADDVAFTFNYVVSPDSKIVTRKNVDWIDHAEKVDDYTVRLVLNKPFPAALEYLSGPTPIYPARYFQEVGIEGFSKVPVGTGPYKITKVLSGEGVNLVRNDDYFEASPIPKPAIKNLEFRVIPDPDARLAQLMTGEIDWIWRVPSDQADQMKMMPGLEVKSSETMRIGYLRMETTSEILKDSPFNNKLVREAVNYAIDRDAFSQDLVRGGSRSVYTPCFPSQFGCDVSAAKKYEYNVEKAKALLAEAGYPNGFETEFYAYRERDLAEAMMGYLGAIGIKANLHFMKYAALRTDQRAGKVPLSFQTWGSYSVNDASAITSVFFKGSVDDSAKDEKVIAMLDIADTSVDPEARKKAYAEAIKRISEEAYWAPMFSYSSNYAFSDTLNFKPYADELPRFYESTWK; translated from the coding sequence ATGATAAAAAGCCGAAGTCACTCTTTTACACTCCGTAAAACCCTTTTGAACTCACTGATTTCGTGTGCGATTGCGGCCTCAGCTTCTGCTTGGGCGGATAAAGGTAATGATACCCTTGTCTATGCATCCGACAGCGAGCCTGAAAACGTAAGTCCGTACCATAATAACTTAAGGGAAGGGGTTATCTTATCTCACATGGCTTGGGACACTTTGCTTTACCGCGATCCAGCCACATCTGAATATCTGCCATTATTGGCAACCAGTTGGGAGTGGGAAGATACGACAACTTTACTATTTAATCTTCGTAAGGGCGTTAAGTTTCATAATGGTGATGATTTTTCAGCAGACGATGTCGCGTTTACCTTTAACTATGTTGTATCGCCTGACTCCAAGATAGTAACGCGTAAAAATGTTGATTGGATTGATCATGCAGAAAAAGTCGATGACTATACCGTTCGCCTTGTGCTTAACAAGCCATTTCCAGCGGCTCTAGAATACCTTTCTGGACCGACTCCTATCTACCCTGCTAGATACTTTCAAGAAGTGGGAATCGAAGGCTTTTCTAAGGTGCCTGTTGGTACGGGACCATATAAAATCACCAAAGTATTGAGTGGCGAAGGGGTTAACCTAGTCCGCAACGACGATTACTTTGAAGCGAGCCCTATCCCAAAACCGGCGATCAAGAATTTGGAATTTCGTGTCATTCCCGATCCAGATGCTCGTCTTGCACAACTGATGACAGGTGAAATTGATTGGATCTGGCGTGTCCCTTCGGATCAGGCTGATCAAATGAAGATGATGCCGGGTCTTGAAGTAAAAAGCTCTGAGACTATGCGAATCGGTTACCTACGTATGGAAACAACCAGTGAAATACTTAAGGACTCGCCATTTAACAATAAATTGGTTCGTGAAGCCGTGAACTATGCAATTGACCGTGACGCTTTTTCTCAGGATTTAGTGCGTGGCGGTAGCCGTTCTGTTTATACGCCGTGTTTCCCAAGTCAATTTGGCTGTGATGTCAGTGCGGCTAAAAAGTATGAATACAATGTAGAGAAAGCCAAAGCACTTTTGGCGGAAGCTGGCTATCCAAACGGATTTGAAACGGAATTTTATGCCTACCGCGAGCGTGATCTTGCGGAAGCAATGATGGGTTACTTAGGTGCTATTGGCATTAAGGCTAACTTGCATTTCATGAAGTATGCTGCCCTGCGAACTGATCAGCGAGCGGGTAAAGTGCCATTGTCGTTCCAGACTTGGGGTTCTTATTCGGTAAACGACGCTTCAGCGATCACCAGTGTTTTCTTTAAAGGCAGCGTAGATGATTCCGCGAAAGACGAAAAAGTCATAGCCATGTTGGACATTGCGGATACCTCGGTGGATCCAGAAGCGCGTAAAAAGGCATACGCAGAGGCAATTAAGCGCATTTCAGAGGAAGCTTATTGGGCACCTATGTTTTCTTACTCTAGTAACTATGCGTTTAGCGATACGCTGAATTTCAAACCTTATGCCGATGAATTACCACGTTTTTACGAGTCTACTTGGAAGTAA
- a CDS encoding ABC transporter permease, translating into MLVFIFRRLLVAISVAITVSIISFMLLHLSGDLATAIAGPESTADQVEEIRVAFGLDKPIVQQYFSWLMAAVQLDFGRSYYFQDTVMSLISERLPVTLTLGALALAVATFVAIPLGVLAAIKQDTWIDRLALMIAVVGQAMPSFWFALTLIVVFAVNLHWLPAGGNSTWQHFILPAIALGYYAMPAMMRLTRTGMLEVLGSDYIRTARAKGLSETSVVFKHALRNAVIPVVALAAVELGFMLGGSIVIESVFSLKGLGQLAWDAISRNDYPVVQAVVLIIAVFYIALTFVADVINAMLDPRLRVR; encoded by the coding sequence ATGCTGGTGTTTATTTTTCGTCGCTTGTTGGTTGCAATCAGCGTGGCGATTACGGTTTCGATTATTAGCTTCATGTTGCTGCATTTGTCAGGCGATTTGGCTACCGCTATTGCCGGGCCGGAATCGACGGCGGATCAAGTCGAAGAAATTCGAGTTGCATTTGGTTTAGATAAACCGATTGTTCAACAATACTTTTCCTGGCTAATGGCGGCGGTACAGCTCGACTTTGGTCGCTCTTATTACTTTCAAGATACTGTGATGTCTCTTATTAGCGAGAGGTTACCAGTGACATTGACCTTAGGGGCGCTAGCTTTGGCAGTGGCGACTTTCGTCGCGATTCCTCTAGGTGTGCTTGCTGCGATCAAACAAGATACTTGGATTGATCGTTTGGCCCTTATGATTGCGGTGGTCGGTCAGGCCATGCCTAGCTTTTGGTTTGCCCTGACCTTGATAGTTGTATTTGCTGTTAACCTTCATTGGTTGCCAGCGGGGGGTAATTCGACTTGGCAGCACTTCATCTTACCAGCGATTGCTTTGGGGTATTACGCCATGCCTGCCATGATGCGACTTACACGTACTGGCATGCTGGAAGTATTAGGTTCGGACTACATAAGAACAGCGCGTGCTAAAGGCTTAAGTGAAACCTCAGTCGTCTTCAAACATGCTCTTCGTAATGCGGTTATTCCGGTTGTCGCTCTGGCTGCGGTGGAGCTTGGTTTTATGTTAGGCGGTTCGATTGTCATCGAATCTGTATTTTCTTTGAAGGGCCTTGGGCAACTGGCATGGGATGCGATTTCTCGTAATGATTACCCTGTTGTGCAAGCTGTGGTGCTAATCATTGCTGTTTTCTACATCGCGTTGACCTTTGTGGCTGATGTCATAAATGCCATGTTAGATCCACGTTTACGTGTTCGATGA
- a CDS encoding ABC transporter permease, translating to MSQTLSNSASDSTLNATEPSIASALPVVPEWRKGLNKFMGHRGLFIGSVILGLAVLAAIFAPWIAPHDPYLQNISQRMIPPVWHEKGSWEHILGTDKLGRDYLSRLLYGARISLTIGLTAALISGFIGTTLGVLAGYFGGRTDAIISYIITTRLALPVLLVALAMAALVGGSLEMVIILLGLLLWDRFAVVARSTTQQLRDAEFIASAKVLGASTPYILIRELLPNILSALIVVITLEMAHAILLEATLSFLGLGVQPPLPSWGLMVSEGKAYMFFQPWVIAIPGITLMILVLAINLVGDGLRDLNAPEGRN from the coding sequence ATGTCACAAACTCTGTCTAATTCTGCTTCTGACTCGACTCTAAACGCAACTGAGCCGTCTATTGCATCGGCCTTACCTGTCGTTCCTGAGTGGCGTAAGGGTTTGAATAAATTTATGGGGCACCGTGGTCTGTTTATTGGTTCGGTTATTCTTGGCTTGGCTGTTCTCGCGGCCATTTTCGCTCCTTGGATAGCGCCGCACGATCCATATCTACAAAATATTTCGCAAAGAATGATTCCGCCAGTTTGGCACGAAAAAGGCTCTTGGGAGCATATTCTAGGAACGGACAAACTTGGCCGTGATTATCTCAGCCGCTTGCTTTACGGCGCGCGTATTTCTCTGACAATTGGATTAACCGCAGCATTAATTTCCGGCTTTATTGGCACCACGCTTGGGGTGTTAGCAGGCTATTTTGGTGGCCGTACCGATGCGATTATTAGCTATATCATCACGACTCGTCTGGCCTTGCCTGTTTTGCTAGTGGCCCTAGCAATGGCCGCGTTGGTTGGTGGTTCCCTTGAAATGGTGATTATTCTACTTGGTCTTTTGCTTTGGGATCGCTTTGCTGTAGTGGCCCGATCTACCACGCAACAACTTCGTGATGCAGAGTTTATTGCCTCTGCCAAAGTATTAGGCGCATCTACCCCTTATATTCTGATTAGGGAACTTTTGCCTAATATTTTAAGCGCTCTTATTGTTGTTATTACCCTTGAAATGGCACATGCCATCTTGCTTGAAGCCACGCTGTCTTTTTTAGGTCTCGGCGTTCAACCGCCTTTACCTTCTTGGGGGCTTATGGTGTCTGAAGGTAAAGCTTATATGTTCTTTCAACCTTGGGTTATTGCTATACCCGGTATCACATTAATGATTCTGGTACTGGCTATTAACTTAGTCGGGGATGGGTTGAGGGATTTAAATGCTCCTGAAGGCCGTAATTAA
- a CDS encoding ABC transporter ATP-binding protein, whose amino-acid sequence MTKILDVKNLQVDLPTGNGMLRAVRGIDLSVEKGEMLCIVGESGCGKSMTSMALMGLLPKKAQVSADQMEFDRLELLSLSKKDRNKVRGLRMSMIFQEPMTSLNPSYTLGNQLCEGIMRHKGVSKRQAQERAIYLLERAGVPYPEKRLSQYPHQLSGGLRQRVMIAMALMCEPDLIIADEPTTALDVTIQAQILRLIRELQQEFGTAVIFITHDLGVVARIADRVAVMYAGQVVETGFTEDIFNRPSHPYTQGLLSCIPIPGKTPPGSHLESIPGVVPSLIGNLSGCAFRNRCKFSAKECASVSPELTNVEASDSHLVRCPMSVASLQEAV is encoded by the coding sequence ATGACTAAAATTCTGGATGTGAAAAACCTTCAAGTGGATTTGCCAACTGGGAACGGAATGTTACGCGCCGTGCGTGGTATTGATTTGTCGGTCGAAAAAGGTGAGATGCTGTGTATCGTCGGCGAATCAGGGTGCGGTAAGTCGATGACTTCGATGGCGTTAATGGGGCTTCTACCCAAGAAGGCTCAGGTGTCAGCGGATCAAATGGAATTCGACAGGTTGGAGTTACTGTCTTTATCAAAGAAAGACCGTAACAAGGTGCGCGGTCTTAGAATGTCGATGATTTTTCAGGAACCAATGACGTCACTCAATCCTTCATACACGCTGGGTAATCAACTGTGTGAAGGCATTATGCGTCATAAAGGAGTCAGTAAACGTCAGGCTCAGGAGCGGGCAATTTATCTGCTTGAAAGAGCAGGCGTTCCGTATCCTGAGAAACGTTTAAGCCAATATCCTCATCAATTATCTGGTGGCTTAAGGCAACGTGTCATGATTGCCATGGCATTAATGTGCGAACCTGATTTGATTATTGCGGATGAGCCGACCACGGCATTAGATGTGACGATTCAAGCTCAGATTTTGAGACTGATTCGTGAACTTCAGCAAGAGTTCGGCACGGCGGTGATTTTTATTACCCACGACCTTGGTGTGGTTGCGCGTATCGCCGATCGTGTGGCGGTTATGTATGCAGGGCAAGTGGTTGAAACAGGGTTCACAGAAGATATTTTTAATCGTCCAAGTCACCCTTATACACAAGGCTTGCTGAGTTGTATCCCGATTCCAGGCAAAACTCCACCGGGCAGTCATTTGGAATCTATTCCAGGTGTTGTTCCTAGCCTAATTGGTAACTTAAGCGGATGTGCTTTTCGAAATCGCTGTAAATTTTCAGCTAAAGAGTGTGCGTCGGTTTCACCTGAACTTACTAATGTAGAGGCATCAGACAGTCATTTGGTTCGTTGTCCTATGTCGGTAGCGTCGCTACAGGAGGCTGTGTAA
- a CDS encoding ATP-binding cassette domain-containing protein, which produces MPQYALELCDLSRHFQLKNGAFRTPTLLKAVNGVSLRISPGETLGLVGESGCGKSTLAKIILGLLTPTEGHVLINDKAIEGGDRFALAKQLQPIFQDPYSSLNPRKTIRQIIRLPLQLHKVGDSKSQHLEVKKMSDLVGLPERLLDQYPGQLSGGQRQRVAIARALILKPSILVCDEPTSALDVSVQAQILNLLMDLKKELGLTYFFISHNLGVVEHLVDRVAVMYRGKIIEQGTREDIFQNAQHPYTKALLSSVLTPEPALGLPEVLDDSAWANVS; this is translated from the coding sequence ATGCCGCAATATGCATTAGAGCTATGTGATCTTTCACGCCACTTTCAGCTTAAAAACGGTGCGTTTAGAACGCCTACCTTACTTAAAGCGGTTAATGGTGTTTCGTTACGAATTTCCCCCGGAGAAACGCTAGGTTTGGTCGGTGAGTCTGGTTGTGGCAAGAGTACCTTGGCGAAAATAATCCTTGGTTTATTAACGCCGACAGAAGGTCATGTGCTCATTAATGACAAAGCGATTGAGGGTGGAGATCGTTTTGCTCTTGCTAAGCAGTTACAGCCTATTTTTCAAGACCCTTATTCGTCGCTCAATCCGCGCAAAACCATTCGTCAAATCATTCGACTACCGCTGCAACTTCATAAGGTGGGCGACTCGAAAAGCCAGCATCTTGAAGTAAAAAAGATGAGTGATTTGGTTGGTTTGCCAGAGCGCTTATTGGACCAGTACCCCGGTCAATTATCCGGAGGCCAACGTCAACGTGTCGCGATTGCGCGTGCTTTGATTCTTAAACCTAGCATTTTGGTGTGTGACGAGCCGACTTCCGCTTTAGATGTATCGGTACAGGCACAGATTCTAAATCTACTCATGGATCTAAAAAAGGAGCTGGGTCTGACCTATTTTTTTATCAGTCATAACCTAGGCGTTGTGGAGCATTTGGTCGATCGAGTCGCTGTTATGTACCGTGGCAAGATCATTGAGCAAGGCACTAGAGAAGACATTTTCCAGAATGCCCAACACCCATATACAAAAGCGTTACTTTCTTCCGTTCTAACGCCTGAGCCTGCTTTGGGGCTTCCTGAAGTATTGGATGACAGCGCATGGGCTAATGTGTCCTAA
- a CDS encoding M20 family metallopeptidase has translation MSRQLSIQTSESYFDSGEFFDALSMRVAIKSESQNHEDLQPLHTYLEEVMIPELQVMGFNTKLLSNPETEEKMPGSWPFLFAERIEDPAYMTLLTYGHGDVVLGYDDQWSEGLSPWALTKSGDRWYGRGAADNKAQHTINLASLKSVLKTRDGKLGFNVKVLIETGEEVGSPGLMAFCEQHKEMLKADLFIASDGPRLDSTSPTIFLGSRGGFNFDLTVKLRDGAHHSGNWGGLLSNAGTRLAHAWASMVDAKGRILVPELLPNGMPESVRDALKDIQVGQDKNNPEIDYEWGEPELSPAEQVFGWNTLEMLACKTGNPDNPVNAIPGYAKAHCQIRFVVGTDSDHFLENIQKHLIKQGFDDVVVSQNGEPMHATRLNPNDPWVDWALNSLEKTTHKQPTLLPNLGGSIPNHVFSDILGLPTVWVPHSYPACSQHAPNEHVLANVCREALQIMTGLFWDLAEQGEQVKQGRDI, from the coding sequence ATGAGTCGCCAGTTAAGTATTCAAACGTCGGAGTCGTATTTTGACTCTGGCGAGTTTTTCGACGCGTTGAGTATGCGCGTTGCCATAAAAAGTGAGAGTCAGAACCATGAGGATTTACAACCTCTTCATACTTATCTTGAAGAGGTGATGATCCCAGAATTACAGGTAATGGGATTTAATACGAAACTACTAAGCAATCCTGAAACAGAAGAAAAAATGCCTGGCTCATGGCCGTTTTTGTTTGCTGAGCGCATTGAAGATCCTGCCTATATGACATTACTTACTTATGGGCATGGTGATGTGGTACTTGGCTATGACGACCAATGGAGTGAGGGATTATCACCTTGGGCGCTAACGAAATCTGGGGATCGTTGGTACGGTCGTGGGGCTGCTGACAATAAAGCGCAACATACCATTAACTTAGCCTCGTTGAAGTCTGTTTTAAAGACCCGAGATGGTAAGCTTGGTTTTAATGTGAAGGTCTTGATTGAAACCGGTGAAGAGGTGGGCTCACCCGGTTTGATGGCGTTCTGTGAGCAGCATAAAGAGATGCTAAAGGCAGACCTTTTTATCGCGTCAGATGGACCTCGCTTGGATTCCACTTCGCCGACGATTTTTCTCGGATCACGTGGTGGTTTTAACTTTGACCTGACAGTAAAGCTTAGGGACGGGGCACACCATTCCGGTAATTGGGGTGGTTTATTGAGTAATGCAGGTACTCGACTGGCACACGCTTGGGCATCTATGGTCGATGCAAAAGGGCGAATTCTTGTTCCAGAGCTTTTGCCAAATGGCATGCCTGAATCGGTGCGAGACGCGTTGAAAGACATTCAGGTGGGGCAGGATAAAAATAACCCAGAAATCGATTACGAATGGGGCGAACCAGAGCTTTCGCCGGCAGAGCAAGTATTCGGTTGGAATACACTCGAAATGCTGGCTTGTAAAACGGGGAATCCAGATAATCCTGTCAATGCGATTCCGGGTTATGCCAAAGCTCATTGTCAGATTCGTTTTGTGGTCGGAACGGACAGTGATCATTTCTTAGAGAATATCCAAAAGCATTTGATCAAGCAGGGGTTTGACGATGTGGTGGTGTCACAAAATGGCGAACCTATGCATGCAACACGTCTCAATCCTAATGATCCTTGGGTAGATTGGGCCCTAAACTCACTTGAGAAGACAACGCACAAACAACCAACTTTATTGCCTAATTTAGGTGGGTCGATCCCTAATCATGTGTTTTCTGACATATTAGGGCTGCCAACGGTATGGGTGCCACATTCCTATCCAGCTTGTAGTCAACATGCTCCAAATGAACATGTATTAGCAAATGTTTGTCGAGAAGCCCTGCAAATTATGACAGGGTTATTCTGGGATCTTGCAGAGCAAGGTGAGCAGGTAAAACAAGGTCGCGACATTTAA
- a CDS encoding M20 family metallopeptidase — protein sequence MERYADLLCEWIAEQEDKMIVCLEALVNVDSNSYDKAGVDNAGKLIEAWLAEDGIHCIWHALENSGDVLEARVGFNEANQTEPAVFVMGHRDTVFPKGTLETRPFTREGMKAFGPGVADMKSGLVLNCFVLKGLQYLLKTTDLETLPFPVVGLFTGDEEIGSPEGRHVIRDRVSGGRAVFNAEPGRISGNVVSARKGGASFEIEVTGKAAHSGVNHADGVSAIGALAQLITWLHALTDYEKGITTNVGLVKGGMSSNTVAPHATARLDLRFIRLEQGEEVKAKIQDIINTPTIEGASATIKTLSEFQPFEASMSEDLLAHYQQQASSLGFSVEGEFTGGCSDAGFTSSMGVPTLCGTGPVGAKMHTDEEFCLLDTFVPRTQAVAKSILLL from the coding sequence ATGGAAAGATACGCAGATTTGCTGTGCGAGTGGATCGCCGAGCAAGAAGACAAGATGATTGTTTGCTTGGAAGCCTTGGTCAATGTGGATTCCAATAGTTATGACAAAGCAGGTGTAGATAATGCCGGTAAGCTTATTGAAGCTTGGCTAGCTGAGGATGGTATTCATTGTATTTGGCATGCGCTGGAAAATTCCGGTGATGTTCTAGAAGCAAGAGTCGGGTTTAATGAAGCCAACCAAACAGAACCCGCCGTATTTGTCATGGGGCACCGTGATACGGTTTTTCCCAAAGGCACATTGGAAACACGTCCCTTTACCCGTGAAGGCATGAAGGCGTTTGGGCCGGGCGTTGCGGATATGAAGTCTGGGCTGGTTCTTAATTGCTTTGTACTAAAAGGCTTGCAGTATCTTCTCAAAACGACGGATTTGGAAACACTTCCTTTTCCTGTCGTTGGCTTGTTTACCGGGGACGAAGAAATTGGTTCGCCAGAAGGTCGTCATGTGATTCGTGATCGAGTTTCTGGAGGGCGTGCTGTTTTTAATGCCGAGCCGGGTAGAATCAGTGGCAATGTGGTTTCCGCACGTAAAGGAGGCGCCAGTTTCGAAATAGAAGTCACAGGCAAAGCAGCACATTCAGGGGTAAACCATGCGGACGGTGTCAGTGCCATTGGTGCACTGGCTCAGCTTATTACTTGGTTGCACGCTTTAACGGACTATGAAAAAGGCATTACAACAAACGTCGGGTTGGTCAAGGGAGGCATGTCGTCCAATACGGTTGCTCCTCATGCGACGGCGCGCTTGGATCTCAGGTTTATTAGGTTGGAACAGGGCGAAGAAGTGAAAGCTAAGATTCAAGACATCATTAATACACCTACTATTGAAGGTGCGAGCGCCACAATTAAAACACTGTCGGAGTTCCAACCCTTTGAAGCTTCCATGAGTGAAGATTTGCTCGCTCATTATCAACAGCAAGCCAGCAGTTTAGGATTCAGTGTAGAGGGGGAATTTACCGGTGGATGCTCGGATGCTGGTTTCACCTCTTCGATGGGGGTACCAACACTTTGCGGCACCGGGCCAGTGGGAGCCAAGATGCACACAGATGAAGAGTTTTGTTTGTTGGATACCTTTGTGCCGAGGACACAGGCGGTCGCGAAAAGTATTTTATTGCTTTGA
- a CDS encoding class 1 fructose-bisphosphatase, giving the protein MHNLAHVLANSSSPDALQKVISVTTDTCIDICKALHKGSLAGILGVAGNENVQGEEQKKLDIISNNMLKNALLNCSDVRAIASEEEDDIVPANTQGQYLIAFDPLDGSSNIDINAMVGTIFSIYHDVGEQAATEQSFLKPGIEQVAAGYVLYGPSCMLVLSTGQGTQMFTLDPEKNEFVLTQSKVEVAADTQEFAINMSNQRFWSAATQTYVSDLVAGATGTREKDFNMRWVAAMVGDVHRILCRGGIFIYPWDSKTPNRAGKLRLMYEANPMAMLIEQAGGKAHTHTQRILDIQPEGIHQRVAVILGAANEVDKCLSY; this is encoded by the coding sequence ATGCACAATCTTGCTCACGTTTTGGCAAACTCCTCTAGTCCCGATGCGCTACAAAAGGTTATTAGTGTCACAACAGATACCTGCATTGATATCTGCAAAGCACTGCACAAAGGCTCTCTTGCCGGTATTCTTGGCGTTGCAGGCAATGAAAATGTGCAAGGAGAAGAGCAAAAAAAATTAGATATCATTTCCAATAATATGCTCAAAAATGCGCTGCTCAACTGTTCTGATGTACGAGCTATTGCCTCTGAGGAAGAAGACGACATAGTTCCAGCCAATACACAAGGCCAATATCTCATTGCCTTCGACCCGTTAGATGGATCGTCCAATATTGATATCAATGCCATGGTCGGTACTATTTTCTCTATTTACCATGATGTTGGTGAGCAAGCCGCGACAGAGCAAAGCTTCTTAAAACCCGGCATAGAGCAAGTGGCCGCAGGTTACGTACTATACGGCCCATCTTGCATGCTGGTCTTGAGCACAGGCCAAGGCACTCAAATGTTCACTTTAGACCCAGAAAAGAATGAGTTTGTGCTCACGCAAAGCAAGGTTGAAGTGGCGGCAGATACACAAGAGTTTGCCATTAATATGTCCAACCAGCGTTTTTGGTCTGCTGCTACGCAAACCTATGTTAGCGACCTTGTTGCAGGAGCAACAGGGACAAGAGAAAAGGATTTCAACATGCGTTGGGTGGCTGCTATGGTAGGTGATGTGCATCGTATCCTATGCCGTGGTGGTATCTTTATTTACCCGTGGGACAGCAAAACACCAAACCGTGCAGGCAAACTACGCCTTATGTATGAAGCCAACCCTATGGCCATGCTGATCGAGCAAGCTGGCGGCAAAGCACATACTCATACTCAACGTATTCTTGATATCCAGCCTGAGGGGATTCACCAGCGCGTCGCTGTGATTCTCGGTGCAGCCAATGAAGTGGATAAGTGCTTAAGTTATTAA
- a CDS encoding zinc transporter ZntB produces MSEFVVHHLELDGTGGAQKLTANELPSNLPETGCRWVHLDATKEASGDWLSSVEGVPDTVVEALLAEETRPRMVKMGRGALLILRGVNLNPGSDPSDMVSLRLWVTPHFIISSRRRRLLSVQYVMQTLEEGEGPTNTGDVLASLTVKLIGRMASVLVDLEEELSDLEEGIGEGFKIGQRELLVQRRQETIRLRRFLVPQREAIHALAQEAVAWMTVVQLMQVKEAENDIVRYIEGLEALRERCQLMQEEYVNLQAEKMNARMYVLSILSGIFLPLGFLTGLFGINIGGMPGTENSEAFWWFCFVLLVLGIGQFWLMRKSRWF; encoded by the coding sequence ATGTCTGAGTTTGTTGTTCATCATTTAGAGCTAGATGGCACGGGTGGCGCACAGAAATTAACAGCGAATGAATTACCTTCAAATTTGCCAGAAACCGGTTGTCGTTGGGTACATTTAGACGCAACGAAGGAAGCCAGTGGTGATTGGCTGTCCAGTGTTGAAGGGGTACCTGATACAGTGGTGGAAGCTTTATTGGCAGAGGAAACACGACCTCGTATGGTGAAAATGGGGCGTGGTGCCTTATTGATTTTGCGTGGCGTGAATTTGAATCCAGGTTCTGATCCTTCCGATATGGTATCTTTGCGTTTATGGGTAACGCCACATTTTATCATCTCCAGTCGCCGCCGCCGTTTGTTGTCAGTACAATATGTGATGCAAACTCTAGAAGAGGGCGAAGGTCCAACAAACACGGGAGATGTATTGGCAAGTCTGACTGTAAAATTGATCGGGCGAATGGCCAGTGTTTTGGTCGATTTAGAAGAAGAGTTGTCCGATTTGGAAGAAGGTATCGGGGAAGGATTTAAAATCGGGCAACGTGAATTGCTGGTGCAACGTCGCCAAGAAACGATTCGCTTAAGACGTTTCTTGGTACCGCAACGTGAGGCTATACACGCATTAGCGCAAGAAGCGGTAGCTTGGATGACAGTAGTGCAATTGATGCAGGTTAAAGAAGCTGAAAACGACATAGTGCGATATATAGAAGGCTTGGAGGCATTGCGAGAACGATGTCAATTGATGCAGGAAGAATACGTCAATTTACAAGCCGAAAAAATGAATGCCCGTATGTATGTGTTATCTATTTTATCGGGTATTTTCTTGCCGCTTGGATTTTTAACCGGGTTATTTGGTATCAATATTGGTGGAATGCCAGGTACTGAAAATAGTGAGGCTTTTTGGTGGTTTTGCTTTGTATTGTTGGTGTTAGGTATTGGGCAGTTTTGGTTAATGCGCAAAAGTCGTTGGTTCTGA